In Candidatus Hydrogenedens sp., the genomic window AATATTGGCTATGGTTTGTTTTCGTGTTTTCACACATTCAATGAAGTTCTTTAAGTGATGTTTACTCTGATACAGATGAACATCTGTCGGCTTCAATTTAATATCCAGTAATTTTTCAGGTTTTGCCTGGAGTGTCTCCCGATTAACATACACAGTTCCTTCTGTCCCTTCGAAGGTTATTCCTGTGGGGTTCAGGTTGGGTTCTTTTTTCTCTGTTTGTTCATTGGTAAAATGGACAATGATACCATCTGCATATTTCATCTGGACATCCCACGCCATTGCACAATCGCAAATGCCTTCTTTTGGGAATTCTCCCTTTCCTTCATATTCAATGGGTCCCGATGTCTCATCATTACCATGTCCCCATTGGGCAATATCAACATGATGAATTCCCCAACCTCCGATGAAGCCCATCGCATAATCTGCAATATGGTACCAATTGGGTCTCTCGGTTCGTGCCTTGCAATAGGGAACTGTAGGGGCAGGTCCTAACCACATTTCATAATTGAAATCTTCGGGAGCAGGAACAGGTTCTTCTCCACATGTAGGACCCACAATGCCACCAGGCACTCCAACACGGATTTTCTTTAATTCACCAATATAGCCATTTCTAACCAATTCACAGGCAAATCGAAAATCGTCATTAGAACGCTGTTGAGTTCCAAACTGGAAGATACGGTTGTGCTTCTTTATTGCCTCTCTAACTTTCAAATCGTCCTGAATAGAAATACATAAAGGCTTTTCAACATACATATCTTTCCCTGCCTGGGCAGATAAAACAGCAAGAATTCCATGCCAATGGTCATTGGTAGCAATAACTACCGCATCTATATCTGAACGGGATAAGACTTCATGAAAATCTCTGTAAAGGGATACGTCCTTAAATTTCTTACGGACATCCTCATAAGCCTCATCTAAATCCTCTTTCCGTACATCACATAAAGCCCTGATTTGAGCTTCTTTTACGGACATTAAAGCATCCATCAAATATCTTCCTCGTCCTCCTGTCCCAATGAAAGCCACACCTACTTTTTCAGAAGGTTTCGGGTCTTTGCCAAAGAGAGAAAAGGAAGGAATTAAAGGGAAAGACGCAAGCAACGCAGATGTCTTCATGAAACTGCGTCTGGACAATGTTTGTTTTTCATTGCTGGTCCCCATAGAAAGTCTCCTTATAATAAAATTTATTCTTTTTCTGTTAAGGGCCGAACCCAGAAATTTCTATACGCCACAGGACCATGGTCTCCCTGCAACATTATCGGTCCTTTTGGTGCTTCGTCATTGAATAAAGATGCCCGTGTCGGCCCCGATAGTTCTTGATTTTCGTGAACCACCACACCGTTATGAATAACACGCACGAATTGAGCATTGGCAATCTTTTTCCCTTCTGCATCAAATCTGGGAGCCTTGAAGATGACATCAAAACTTTGCCATACACCAGGGGGGCGAGATGCATTTACACGAGGGGGTTTCCCTTCATATCCACGCTGGTCATCCGGAATACCCGGTTCCTCATGCCAACGTTGGTAGATACCCCCACAATCACTATGTTTTGGCTCTGCCACACCCCAACTATCCAAAACCTGAATTTCATATCTACCTTGGAAATATACACCCGAATTGGAACCCTTAGGCACCATAAATTCGATATGTGCTTCCACATCACCCCATTCTTCCTTTGTAATGAGATGGTTTGTTTTGCCATCTTTACCATTGATAAGCACACCAATGCCAGGTAATGACGTAAGTAAAGCCTCATTCTGCGGGTCTGTCATTGCATCGCTTCCGCAATACCATGTGCCTGTTGGTTCACGGAACGCATTTAAATCGTTTGTGGAAACCCGAACAGGCTCGTAGGTAGCAACAGAAGACACAAGTTCTTTCCACACCTTCATAGAACGAGGCAAATGCTCTTTTACAGGCTCTTGTATTCCATAGCCCTGTAAACCAACGGGACCTGTATAACCCACTGATTTTAATGTTTTCAATAGAGGTTTTAAATCATAAGTTCCTTTGTCCAGCGGTTGGATTAATTTATCCCAATCCCCAGGAGGTTCTGCCCCATTCAAGGTTACAACAAATAATTTCGGTTTTACCTTGCGAATAAGCAAATCTAAATTCATTTCGGGTCCATCCACCTTTAACCAGTGGCACAGATTGAAAGAAATGCCCACATTGGGTTTGCCCGAATCCTGTGCTAATTGATAGGCCTGTTCTGTTTTATCAAGCCAGCAACCTGCATGAGGATACAGGGCTACCTTTACACCATAAGGCAATGCCTGGTCCGCTACATTACGGATTAAGGCAAGTGCCTGCTGATACGATTCCGGTTCGTTAAATTTCCATGCCTGACTGTTGATAGTCAGCCAGAGGAAATATTCATTTCCTTTCATAATTTCTAATGCCTCTGCCAATCCGGGTTGTATCTGGAAGCCTTCTTTTTCTATTGTTCCCCAGAAATAAACAGCATATAATTTGAGCCCGTTGGCTTGCAGGGCATTTTTAAGTTCTGCAAACGAGTCAAAACCTGTCCAGCTTATGCCTGTAAAACCTAATTCTTTGGCAAAAGCTACCTGCAAATCAGGTGTTGAATGTTCCGCATCCCGTGTTGCAGTATCCATAGCAAAAAATTCTTTGAAAAACGGGGAATCATCTGCAAAACACATTAAACTACCCAATAAAATTATCAAACCAAAAAGGACAAAAATCTTTTTCATTGTTAGTTTTCCTCTAAAAAATTAATTGTTTTTTCCTGCGGACCATTTAATTGCATTATACATGAGTTTACGAAATTGTTCATTGGCAAAATTTTGTGGACCATGACCTAACTGGATGAAAAAAATCTCCGTATTGTTATATTTATTTACCCAGCCTATAAAAGAAGCACTTTCAGGATGGTTCGTTGTCAAAAGCACATGAACCTCCGGGGAGATATAGAACTGACTATATGTCTCATCTATTTCTTCAAAATCTTCTACCCCCTGCGTAATGGGGTGATTTTTGTCCGCAATATGTACTGGAATTTTTACATCATGCTTATATTTAGAGCGTTCATATTTTTTCCCTTCCCATTCCATATCTTCCAAAAAATATTTTGCCCCGATAATCTTTGAAAATTCATTCCACTCTGGAAAAGCAGATATGGCATGGTGCATAACAATTATTTTTTTGCCACTATTTAGCATATCCAGGAAATTTTTTTGCTGTTTCTTTGTTATTTTTTGATGAAAATTATAGAAAATAATCGTGTCAAACTCTTTATATTTATCATTATCAAAAAAAGCACATTTTCCACCTGCATAATCAAAGTATTCCGCCTTAACATCTGTCATACTTGCCCACATTGCTTCAAACGGCTCTTTATCATAACTATGGCCTCCCGTGATAATAGCAACACGAACTTGCGAATCTGCGTGGACTATAAAAAAACAAGAAAAAATAAAAATTAGGGTTATGCCTATCAAACTGACTTTCAGAAAAAAATGGCTCATCATCCTTTTCCTTTCTATGTTTAATTCTTTTTGCTTCAAATAAACCAACAAACTATATAACATAATAAAAAAACATGTTAAAAAAATACAAAAACTATTTTAGCACACCGCTTTATAAAATAGCCCCATTGATATAGGAAACAATAAATGTTATATTAAAAGCAAATAATAGTATATTACGTTTATATATGAATACGATAAAAAAATATTATTTAATCATTATCTTATTTTTAATATCAGTTATAGCAATTATATCGTTGCCTCAAAAACCTTCTCTCTGGGGTGATGAGTTGCTCGGCGGTGTTTTATTTACAGAGGCATCTTCTGCAATAGAATTCCTTACCGTTCAGGGAAGTGTAGGTCCTGAAGTAGCCCCGATATATCCACTACTACTCTACTTCAACGCTAAATACCTTCATATACCATTGAATACATTCCGATATTTCTCTGTGCTATGTTGTTTATTTAGTTCCCTCTTTATCTATCTGTCAATTTCAAAATTTGCCAGTAGTAAAATAGCCTTTCTTACATCTGTTTCCGTTGCGTTGGTGCCAATCCACCTCTGGTATAGCATGTTATTACGACCTCATGCTTTAGCCTTTTTACTAAGCACTATATCCTTCTATTTTTTCACACTTATAAATA contains:
- a CDS encoding ThuA domain-containing protein, with protein sequence MSHFFLKVSLIGITLIFIFSCFFIVHADSQVRVAIITGGHSYDKEPFEAMWASMTDVKAEYFDYAGGKCAFFDNDKYKEFDTIIFYNFHQKITKKQQKNFLDMLNSGKKIIVMHHAISAFPEWNEFSKIIGAKYFLEDMEWEGKKYERSKYKHDVKIPVHIADKNHPITQGVEDFEEIDETYSQFYISPEVHVLLTTNHPESASFIGWVNKYNNTEIFFIQLGHGPQNFANEQFRKLMYNAIKWSAGKNN
- a CDS encoding Gfo/Idh/MocA family oxidoreductase, with the protein product MGTSNEKQTLSRRSFMKTSALLASFPLIPSFSLFGKDPKPSEKVGVAFIGTGGRGRYLMDALMSVKEAQIRALCDVRKEDLDEAYEDVRKKFKDVSLYRDFHEVLSRSDIDAVVIATNDHWHGILAVLSAQAGKDMYVEKPLCISIQDDLKVREAIKKHNRIFQFGTQQRSNDDFRFACELVRNGYIGELKKIRVGVPGGIVGPTCGEEPVPAPEDFNYEMWLGPAPTVPYCKARTERPNWYHIADYAMGFIGGWGIHHVDIAQWGHGNDETSGPIEYEGKGEFPKEGICDCAMAWDVQMKYADGIIVHFTNEQTEKKEPNLNPTGITFEGTEGTVYVNRETLQAKPEKLLDIKLKPTDVHLYQSKHHLKNFIECVKTRKQTIANIDVAVRSNALCLLSDIAIRTQKIIRWDPEKEVITDPSPLPDNVQQLIHRPKKQPWNVI
- a CDS encoding DUF1080 domain-containing protein, yielding MKKIFVLFGLIILLGSLMCFADDSPFFKEFFAMDTATRDAEHSTPDLQVAFAKELGFTGISWTGFDSFAELKNALQANGLKLYAVYFWGTIEKEGFQIQPGLAEALEIMKGNEYFLWLTINSQAWKFNEPESYQQALALIRNVADQALPYGVKVALYPHAGCWLDKTEQAYQLAQDSGKPNVGISFNLCHWLKVDGPEMNLDLLIRKVKPKLFVVTLNGAEPPGDWDKLIQPLDKGTYDLKPLLKTLKSVGYTGPVGLQGYGIQEPVKEHLPRSMKVWKELVSSVATYEPVRVSTNDLNAFREPTGTWYCGSDAMTDPQNEALLTSLPGIGVLINGKDGKTNHLITKEEWGDVEAHIEFMVPKGSNSGVYFQGRYEIQVLDSWGVAEPKHSDCGGIYQRWHEEPGIPDDQRGYEGKPPRVNASRPPGVWQSFDVIFKAPRFDAEGKKIANAQFVRVIHNGVVVHENQELSGPTRASLFNDEAPKGPIMLQGDHGPVAYRNFWVRPLTEKE